CAAAGAAGTCTATCGAGGCACACCTACCGACGTAGAAGTCGGCGCAGCCGCAATTCACGACAGCCAGGGTCACACCGCTGTAATCCTCGACCGCGGAGTCAACTTCTTCGAGCGTGAGACCTTCCTCTACACCGACAGCGGTCCCAAAAAAGTCTTCGTGCCTGGCAAGTCGCGGACCCACGGCATGCTCGACGGCCAGCTCATCGTCGAACTCAACCAGGACTGGAAGCCCGAAGGCCACTCGAAAACCTTCCCTCAAGGCTCAGTCATTGCACTCGACCTCGAAGCCGTAAAGAAGGACCCCGTCCACCTCAAGCCCACCGTCATCTTCACTCCCACTACTGAAGAGTTCTTTCAGGAGTCGGCCATCACCAAAGACCATCTCCTCCTCACCACGCTCGACCACGTACAAGGCCGCGCCTACCTCTACACCCACGAAGCCAACAACACCTGGACACGCAAGAAACTCGACATCCCCGACAACCTCAGCGTCAGCATCGCCACCACCAACACCTCCGACAACAAGTTCTTCCTCGAAACCACCGGCTTCCTGACGCCCTCCTCCCTCCTTCTCGGCGACGCCGCATCGACGAGTCTAAAGTCCGCCAAAACTCTCCCCGCCCAGTTCGACGCCTCCAATCTCATCGTCGAGCAACTCCAGGCCACCTCCAAAGACGGAACCAAAGTCCCCTACTTCCTCGTCCGCCACAAAGACATCAAGTACGACGGCTCGAACCCCACCCTCATGAACGCCTACGGAGGCTTTCAGGTCTCCATGACGCCCCTCTACAATCCCATCCTCGGCAAGCTCTGGCTTGAGCGAGGCGGCACCTTCGTCCTCGCCAACATCCGCGGCGGCGGCGAGTTCGGCCCCGCCTGGCACGACGCCGGCCTCAAGACCCACCGCCAGCGCATCTACGACGACTTCGCCTCCGTCGGCCAGGACCTCTTCACCCGCAAGATCACCTCACCCCGCCGCCTCGGCATCGTAGGCGGCTCCAACGGCGGCCTCCTCATGGGCGTCGAGTTCACCCAGCATCCCGAGATGTGGAACGCCGTCGTCATCCAGGTCCCCCTGCTCGACATGATCCGCTTCGAGCACATCGCCGCCGGAGCCTCCTGGGTCGGCGAGTACGGCACCGTCACCATCCCAGATGAGCGAAAGTTCCTCGCCCACATCTCCCCCTACAATCAACTAAACCCCAACACCAACTACCCCGAGCCGCTCATCTTCACTACGACCAAAGATGACCGCGTCGGCCCCGTCCACGCCCGCAAATTCGCCGCCCGCCTCGAAGAGTTTCACAAGCCTTTCTTCTACGACGAGATCGTCGAAGGCGGTCACGCCGCCGGAGCCAACCTCAAAGAACAAGCCAACACTCGCGCCGAACAATACACCTACCTAACCCGAAAACTCATGGACTAGGAAGCATGGACCGCGG
The nucleotide sequence above comes from Tunturibacter empetritectus. Encoded proteins:
- a CDS encoding prolyl oligopeptidase family serine peptidase; this translates as MHLTSRRAAVLIAFATATTFGSIHATAQTTPEQPDNYQWLEDVSGGKAMAWVNEENARSAKVLQADPRYPALAETALKVLESPTRLPTPDFRVGEIYNTWQDAQHVRGILRKTSLDSYLTDQPDWQTVIDYDALAAKDNEKWVEKGLNCLYPGDGLCLVSLSAGGEDADTLREFDLKTGKFVAGGFVLPKSKQDVTWVDKDTLLVARDWGEGTMTQSGYPFVIKLWKRGQTLDQAKEVYRGTPTDVEVGAAAIHDSQGHTAVILDRGVNFFERETFLYTDSGPKKVFVPGKSRTHGMLDGQLIVELNQDWKPEGHSKTFPQGSVIALDLEAVKKDPVHLKPTVIFTPTTEEFFQESAITKDHLLLTTLDHVQGRAYLYTHEANNTWTRKKLDIPDNLSVSIATTNTSDNKFFLETTGFLTPSSLLLGDAASTSLKSAKTLPAQFDASNLIVEQLQATSKDGTKVPYFLVRHKDIKYDGSNPTLMNAYGGFQVSMTPLYNPILGKLWLERGGTFVLANIRGGGEFGPAWHDAGLKTHRQRIYDDFASVGQDLFTRKITSPRRLGIVGGSNGGLLMGVEFTQHPEMWNAVVIQVPLLDMIRFEHIAAGASWVGEYGTVTIPDERKFLAHISPYNQLNPNTNYPEPLIFTTTKDDRVGPVHARKFAARLEEFHKPFFYDEIVEGGHAAGANLKEQANTRAEQYTYLTRKLMD